GGCACCCGGCGCGCCCGTCCCGCCGCGCACCGGTGCGGGGGCGACACCCCCGCGCGACCCGTCACGACGCACGCCGGCGACGCCCGCGCGCGGCACCGCGGCCGCGCCGCGCGTCTCGGCGTCCGCGCGCCCACCGGCCCCGTCACGGGGCGCCGGCCGCGGCTCGTCGCCGCGCCCGTCCGCGAGCCGCCCCGCGGGGCGGACGCCGTCGACGCCTCCGCGCGGCACCGCACGCGCGGAGGTGGTGCAGACCAAGGTGCCCCGCCTGTTCTCGGTCCGCGCGATCGTGCTGGGCGTCGTCCTGGTGCTCGCGTTCGTGCTGGTGTACCCGACGCTGCACACGTACCTGCGGCAGCAGGTCGAGCTGCGGGGCCTGCGGCAGGACGTCGCGGCGGCGCGTGAGCGCAACGACGACCTCGAGGCCGAGCTCGCGCGGTGGGACGACCCCGCGTACATCACGGCGCAGGCGCGTGAGCGGCTCGCGTACGTGTTCCCGGGCGAGACGGCGTTCCGTGTGGTGGACCCGGAGTCGGTCGAGGAGCCCGCGGCACCGGTCGACGAGCAGGACACCCCGGTGGCCACGACCACCGCCGAGGTGCCGTGGTACTCCGCGCTGTGGGACTCGATGGCGGTCGCGGGCGCCGAGCCGACGACCGACGACGCGACGACGCCGGAGAAGGACTCGCGGACCGGCACGGACGACGGCGCAGGCGCGAAGAAGGGCACCGACGCGCCCTGACGGCCGCGCACGCGTGCGCGCGGACGCACCCCGGGTGCGGGGGACAATGGTCGCCGCCGGGCTCCCACCCGGTCCCGACCCCCGGAGGAACCCGTGCCCACCAGCGCCCCCGACGTGACCGAGCGCGACCTCGAGGTGCTCACCGAGCAGCTCGGCCGGCCGCCGCGCGGCGTCGTCGGCGTCGCCGCGCGGTGCGTGTGCGGGCGCCCGCTCGTCGTCCGGACGGCCCCGCGGCTCGACGACGGCACGCCGTTCCCGACGACGTACTACCTGACGAGCCCGCAGGCGGTCGCGGCGGTGAGCACGCTCGAGGCGTCCGGGCTGATGAAGGAGTGGACCGCACGGATCGCGGACGACGAGGAGCTCGCGGCCGCCTACGGGCGTGCGCACGAGGCGTACCTGGCCGACCGCGCCGAGCTCGGCGACGTGCCCGAGATCGCGGGGATCTCGGCCGGCGGGATGCCGACGCGCGTCAAGTGCCTGCACGTCCTGGTCGGCCACGCGCTGGCCGCCGGACCCGGGGTGAACCCGTTCGGCGACGAGGCGCTCGAGCTGCTCGCGGACGTCTGGCGGCCGGACCGCTGCACCTGCTGACCCCGCGCGGGATGGGAGGATGTCCGCCGTGACGCGCGTGGCAGCCATCGACTGCGGGACCAACTCCATCCGACTCCTGGTGGCGGACGTGGACGTCGCGGCGGGCACGCTGCACGACCTGGACCGGCGCTCGGAGGTCGTGCGCCTGGGCCAGGGTGTGGACCGCACGGGCCGCCTGGCCCCCGAGGCGCTCGCGCGCACGCTCGAGGCGAGCGCGCGCTACGCGGAGATCTGCCGCGACCTCGGCGTCGAGGCGATCCGGTTCGTCGCCACGTCGGCCTCGCGCGACGCGGAGAACCGGGCGGACTTCGTCGACGGCGTGCGTGCGCTCCTGGGTGTCGAGCCCGAGGTCGTCTCGGGTCAGGAGGAGGCGGCGCTGTCGTTCCGCGGGGCCACGGGCGTGGTCGCGGCGCGGCACGCGGGTCCGTACCTGGTGGTCGACCTGGGCGGCGGCAGCACCGAGGTGGTGCTGGGGACGCGTGAGCCGGAGGCCGCGCTCTCGATGGACGTGGGCTGCGTGCGGCTCACCGAGCGCCACCTGCTGGGCGACCCGCCCACGGACGACGAGCGCGCGGCGGCGCTGCGCGACGTCGAGGCGGCGCTCGACGAGGCCGCGGCCGTGGTGCCGCTGGGGCGGACGGTCACGCTCGTCGGCCTGGCCGGGTCCGTGACGACCGTGACCGCGCACGCGCTCGGCCTGCCGTCCTACCAGCCCGAGCGCATCGACGGTGCGGTTCTCACGGTGCCGGACGTGCTCGCGGCGTGCGAGGACCTGCTCGGCCGCACGCGCGCCGAGCGAGCGGAGCTGGGCTTCATGCACCCGGGCCGGGTCGACGTGATCGGCGCGGGCGCGCTGGTGTGGCACGCCGTGGTGAGCCGGGTGCGGGACGAGGTCGCGGCCGCGGGAGGGCGGCTCGAGGGCGTCGTGACGTCCGAGCACGACATCCTCGACGGCATCGCGTGGAGCGCGGCGGAGCGCCTCGCGCGCTGAGCGCCGCCGCGGCGCGCCGCGCGGACGGAACCGCTCCCGGCGCGTCGTCCACATTCCCCCTCAGGGGGGTCGACTCTCGTCGGTCCGGCCTGGCACCATGGTCCGGTCGCGCCGTGGGAACGCTTCCATGGTGCAGCCCACGACAGCTCGACGAGGAGCCACCGCATGGACCAGCCCACCGTCCGCACCACGGACGGCCCACCGATCGCGCGACGCACCGTCCTGGAGATGGGGTGCGGGCTCGTCGGGCTCGGCCTGCTGGCGGCGTGCTCGGACGACGCGCCGCTGCCGGCGCCGACCCCGACGGCGACGCCGACCGGGTGGGTCGCGCCGGCGTCGATGAGCTTCCCGGACGGGTTCGTGTGGGGTGCCGCGACGTCCGCGTTCCAGGTCGAGGGCTCGACGACGGCGGACGGCCGCGGCCCGTCCATCTGGGACACGTTCTGCGCGCAGCCGGGCCGCATCGACGACGGCTCGACGGGTGACCCGGCCGCGGACCAGTACGTGCGCTGGGAGTCGGACCTGGACCTCATGGTGGGGCTCGGGCTGCAGGCCTACCGGTTCTCGGTCTCGTGGCCGCGCATCGTGCCCGAGGGCAGCGGGCCCGTGAACCAGAAGGGCGTGGACCACTACCGCCGGCTGGTGGACGGCATGCTCGATCGCGGGCTGCACCCCGCGATCACGCTGTACCACTGGGACCTGCCGCAGCCGCTGCAGGACGCGGGCGGCTGGGTGAACCGCGACACCGCGGACCGGTTCGCCGAGTACGCGGCGGTCATGTTCGAGGCGCTGCGTGACGTCGAGGCGACGTGGCTGACCATCAACGAGCCCAAGACCACGGCGATGGTCGGCTACGCGGGCACCGAGCACGCGCCCGGCCTGGGTGA
The Cellulomonas gilvus ATCC 13127 DNA segment above includes these coding regions:
- a CDS encoding DUF501 domain-containing protein → MPTSAPDVTERDLEVLTEQLGRPPRGVVGVAARCVCGRPLVVRTAPRLDDGTPFPTTYYLTSPQAVAAVSTLEASGLMKEWTARIADDEELAAAYGRAHEAYLADRAELGDVPEIAGISAGGMPTRVKCLHVLVGHALAAGPGVNPFGDEALELLADVWRPDRCTC
- a CDS encoding FtsB family cell division protein: MQTKVPRLFSVRAIVLGVVLVLAFVLVYPTLHTYLRQQVELRGLRQDVAAARERNDDLEAELARWDDPAYITAQARERLAYVFPGETAFRVVDPESVEEPAAPVDEQDTPVATTTAEVPWYSALWDSMAVAGAEPTTDDATTPEKDSRTGTDDGAGAKKGTDAP
- a CDS encoding Ppx/GppA phosphatase family protein, coding for MTRVAAIDCGTNSIRLLVADVDVAAGTLHDLDRRSEVVRLGQGVDRTGRLAPEALARTLEASARYAEICRDLGVEAIRFVATSASRDAENRADFVDGVRALLGVEPEVVSGQEEAALSFRGATGVVAARHAGPYLVVDLGGGSTEVVLGTREPEAALSMDVGCVRLTERHLLGDPPTDDERAAALRDVEAALDEAAAVVPLGRTVTLVGLAGSVTTVTAHALGLPSYQPERIDGAVLTVPDVLAACEDLLGRTRAERAELGFMHPGRVDVIGAGALVWHAVVSRVRDEVAAAGGRLEGVVTSEHDILDGIAWSAAERLAR